GCATTCGTTGGGGCGTCGTCGGGAAGCAATCACGACGCCAGCGGGGGAGGGCGCAAGGTATAAGGGAGCCCGCCCGGTTCAGGGAGGGGCGATGCGCAGAGTGTTTAGGGTTCAGTGTGAGCGCGATGTGTCTGTGACGAGGGCGCGTTATGGGATTGTGTCTAGGGCGTCTGGAGACTGTTTGGAGACTGTATCGTCTTCATTTCCTCCGGAATGtttctctcgttttcttcgcgttcTCAGGCGCTTGATCTTCCTCCGGgtcagctgctgctcgaggCTGCCTTCGACTTGCCGGCAGgggtcgccgcgtctctctcgtcctctctctgtcgccagATGTCTTCTCACTCGCTGCTTTCGTCCGCATCTGCCTCCTTTTCCACTTGTGCGCCTTGCGGCTGCCCCGGTCGTTTTTGTGGGGCCGTGACGCGGAGCCCGGCGAACGCCAAGCGTTTGGGCTGGCGCCCTGCCGGCAGCTCTTGGGACTCAGAAgggcccgcgtcgccctcgcgacCGACCGCAGCTGGAGGCCAGGGGGGGACAGAAGGgacaggcgacgacgccggggCCTTCTTCGAGGACGCCGGCCTGGATGACGCCTCGAGCGAAATCCCATACGTCCTCAGAACCGCGCTAGAGTACATGCGCTCGCTTCTGAGTCAGCAAGTTCTTCCGCATCGGGTCCTGCAGACCTTTATCTTCGATGCATGCGTTTTTTTCAAAAGAGGtacgcgaggcgaagcagagagaaacgGTGCCCGAATTCTGAAACTTGAGCTCTGTTGAGGACAGAGTTTCTTTTTGTCTGTCGCTaacgggggagggggggaaagGGGGACGACAATCACATGCGCAGAAACAGACAGgaagccgcacgcgcggagTCAGAAGACCGGGGATCAGACCGAGGGGCGCGCCGTTGCTGCAGGGCTTTCTgcgggccgtcgccgccgacgttCAGCCCTAGACAGAGTCTTGAAACGCGCCATCGCCACAGACGCATCGCTTTCACATTAAACTCCAAACACTATGATGCCTGACGAGCTATGGGTCCATCTGGCTCGCTCGGAGCGGGTTTGAAAGGTTTTACTCGTTTTTTATGGAGCAGCGAGTTGACTGCCAAATCGCAGAGGGGAGTCAGAAGCCCCATCAGGTCGCCGGTGTGCAGTTTTTGGCGTCGCGCTCATCGTGAAGAACTCCAGAGGGCTTTCGGATGCATTCATGAGATGCCGAGCGCTCGCGCCATCCCACGCGTGCTTCTCTGTCATTGCTCGTCTTTTATCTGTGTCAATAATCGTTTTTCTTGGTTTCTCAGGTGTGCGGTCGCCCGGatgtctctgcgtgtctaCGTCACTTGGCGAGTTGGCGCGTGTGTGAAGTTTCTGCTTTCGCGTATGCCCTCCGGGTCCTGTTGCTTTGTTGCGTTTTCAGGCGATATTCtcaggcagctgctgcagtaCCACATCCTTCTGGACTCCCCCGACATCATCAAGCGTCTCTTCATCGTTTGGTCCCTactgcgcgcgcgacgccggcgttGTCTGGCTAGCGCTCGAGACGAACGTTGGATACGTCAGGCCTGCCTCGACATGGCTCTCCGCCAGCGAGACTGGCCCAAGCTCGTTGAGATTCTCATTCAGCTGAAGCAGGTAAGTCTTGCATCGATGTTTCGCTCTCACTGCTACTCGCACGTGGCTTCGCGTTTCGATCTGACCCTCGGTCTTCTGActccgcgtgtgcggctTCCTGTCTGTTTCTACGCGTGTGGTAGCCTCTCCGCCCGTGCTTCGCCCCTCTTTCTGCACCTCTGCGACTGCGTATTGCCTTGGCTCGGCGCGAGTTCCTCCTGCGTCACCGCCGCCCAGCgctggcgcgtctctccgctgtctgTTTTGCTTCTGTGCAGTACACGCGCGTcgtgccgctgctgcggcgctaCGCGGTTAGCTCCTATCCCCTGCGGGGTCTTCTgcgggccgtcgccgccgatgttcaggcgcaggagctgcagccggGGCTTCTTCAGCACGTGCTCGCGTGCGTTCGCGCGTGGGtgagcgacgcctcgctctcggcgtcggTCGCGCTCCCGAACCTCGCGGACTGCAACTTGTGGCTGCCACATATTCTGGCCatgggcgacgcgccgaagcAACTCCCGGCAGCACTTCTTCAGGACTGTCTCGCCAGGCCcccggcctcgccttcggaggaggagagcgaagtcTCTGgactcgacgcggcgggagacggcagcgacgacggcaagcgcggcggaagccgtgccgcgaacgccgacaccgacgaagaggccgcggagagacgcgcccagagcgagggaggacgcgggccggaggaggcgaccatcgcaggcgacggagagccgcCGCTGAACGGCGACGGAAGCGCGAACGTGGCTGGGAGACGCGTAGACGGTCAGGCGCGCtggaagcgaggcgacgacaaCAGcagggaggacgacgaggcctctCACGTTGCAGAGTGGGAGGAGGTTGGAGAAGTTAGTGCCATCGCGGAGGCGAGTGACAGCGACGCTGAgccagacgcccgcgcgctgtTCAGCTTCGAAGCACACCAGCACCTCGTTGTCACAGCTCTCGGCGCGAGTGACTTGGATCACACGGACCGAGCCACATGAGGCGGATCTGCTTCCGCGGACGAGTTGCGAAGGATGCTGCACGCTTTTGTTCCTAAGCATCTGCCCTCTGGTTACAAAGAATGCGAAACACGCGCATGTGCGTGTTGCACATGCGCCCACATCAACGCGACAATGTGCGTGGCTGCAAGCGCGTcagggggggtgggggggggccGACTGAGGGGATTGGTTGACTAATTCACACGAGGAAGGCAGAGCCCAGAGGGTATATTgggtgcgtgtgtgtgtgttccTGCGTCTCGGCAAACCGCAGTGAAGTGTTTTGTCGCCTTCGAGGGTACGGCTGAAGGCTCCAACAGGGACCAAGATAGGGTTGCCGGAAACTGTGATTTATCAGGCAGGCGACAGACGTGAGGCGCGCGCTAGGCGACGAGGGATTACAGTTTTGGCGACCACTTGCAAACACTCGCTGTGTCGTTTTTTTCGAACCTTCTTGAAAAGGGCCCTTGTAAATGTGAACCTCTAGTTCGCATTGCACCCGTGAGAGGTGCCCGTTGCTCGACGGCGTGCTCGCGGTTCTTTTTCGAGGGGCGGGAGCCCGAATCGAGAGGGACGAACGAAACACACGCATGCCGGAGACAGGATTCCGAGAAAAGCTTATTTTTCAGATAGCAGAGGCAACCGCGAAGCGGGCACAGCAGGAGAGCGAAATGACGTGAGGCGGAACTGAAACTACGTGTGTCCCGGAGGGCACGGGAAACGTATTAGCGACAGTGTCACTCTGCACAGAGAGGACTATTTCCTCCCGTGGTAGTGTATCATCAAGTGCATATGCCTCAGGTGTGCAAATATTCACATTCGCATGCGCGTATAGATATGCATCACAGTGATTCTGTGCCGTATGCCGGATGGCAAGACTTGGCTTCCTTGTAGCGTTGGCATCTCCATGGAGAGACAGCAGTTATTGACTGTGAAAGTATGCATCCTCGCTTCCTGCACTCATCAGCGTACTCTATCTATCTGGAGTGAGGTCCTGCTCCGCGGCACGGTAGCCGTCAAGCGTCTTGGAAGTCTTGCTCAACAAACATTAATATTTGTCCGGGTTTGCCATGTAGATACGTAAAGAACGGACTGTGGAGCTGAGCGACCACATATAAAGTTCACATCAAACTTGTTCACTCCAGAGAATGGTGGAAATGTTGCAGAGCTCTCGCTGCCATTCTTCCCTGCACCAGACGATCTTTGGCCTTTGCTCGTAAGCATATGACACTCATTTCCACGGGAGAGTGTAAGCGACCTCAACACGCAGTAGAcgtgcgcgcatgcagaatgCAGCAGAGCCTTCGGCATCTCCCTCGTGGCGGTAGCTCCCGTTAGTAGGTGAAGAGTGTTCGCTGGTCACGATGTTCCATAAAGAAACATTATGGTTTTCTGCAGCGGAAACATATGTCAAGCATGTGTCATTTCTTCTACGTGTGTCAGGTGCTGAATCGTTTTTATTTCGGCAACAGGTTACTAAAACCCCTGTGCCATTTGTTCGTCGGGCGGTGACTTCCTGGCACATGCGCGCACCGAGAAAATCttcgcggaaggcgagacgcgtACGCTGTCATACGGTCTTTGTTTGTGAGCGCTACCCTACAAGCTTTCGTGCTCGCGGCACCGTCATCGAGCTCCGTGATTCCGGATAGCGTCCACTGGCTGCCCTCCAACCTCCACCACGCGAACGCCGACTCGATCTGGGCTGATTCTACCAGCAAACGCCTTCGAACGCACCATGTGAGACATGCCAGGGTGACACAATCAGTCCAAGTTTGCCAGGTCGATTCGCAAGCCGAAAACGCGACCGAACATGTGATCTGCGTGCTCACAGGTTGAGTTGTGTTTGAAATACGACACGCCGCAGAAAAGAGATTCATGGTCTGCCAGTTGTGCCGTGGCTTAACGGTTTTTCTTCCTACTAGCACATCCGCCGAGGTGACTTGCTCATTTCTTCGGAAGACCACTACAGTTGCTGCCTTTTGCATGTGTCTTCGCCCTCATCCTTTCTTTCCTGTCGATGTGAGGAGATATAGAACAGTTTTTGTAGGACGTAATCACCGAAGTGTATTAGCCATATAGCCTTAGCCCCCGCATATGTTCCGATAGAATCCTGACAGAAAAGAGATTCTGCTGCGCCAAATGAGGCCAGGTGACAGGTTTTCTCGTAGGTAGAAGCCGAAGGCCAAGTAACTATGCCTTGCAGGTGCTTGTGCACAATACCGGTATTGCATTAAGTGTTCCGGTGGTCTCGATTGGTGCTTCAGGTTCAGGTCGAAAGCGGAAAACCGCCATGCCCCTTCGAATGCCGAAGCGAGTTTGCTGGCGTCCCCGCTCAGCTCCTCCGGGATCAGCGAGCTCTTGAGTTTAGAAGGCCAAGCCAGGAAACTCATTTGTGAGTGTGGGACACATGGTGACCTGTAGCGTAGTAAACATTCCCCTGGACTGCATACAGCTGCATCAACGTGCGTGGTTCCACCACTGTCGAGGAAACAGTTCATACGGTCCCTGGCATTGTTGGCGGTTAATCAGCCACAAACGTTCTCTCTATCGTGTCTGACAATAGGGAGATATAGGCGTCGGAAATATGAGAGCATACAACACAAATAGGCACATCTGAGTACGTCCAGCAGGTGAATGCCCTCACGCTACGAGACACGCTTTGCAGAACAGTTCTAGCTTCAAACATCTGCACGAATACATTTGGTGGACACGGAAGTTGTTGGTCACGTCACCAGCCACATGGATACTATTTTGGATTTCGCTCCTTTACTGTGTCCCCCTCCCGCATAGCTGACATCGGCGACACTCAGGATATGCTGTTCACATACGCCAGTCCTGCAACTCGCAATCCGAACTTCAGGCGAATGCGGAAGGTCCGGCGCTTGCTGGCAGGCTGCGCAGCGTATCGCATATTCCTTTCGAAGACCACTGGCCAAATTCGTGAGTCAATAACGGGCAAGTCACACCTTCTCCATGAACGCACACTCTTTTGTTCTTGTGTGCGCGAGCAAAGCTGTGCACGCAACACTGAGAGGTCGCCTCTCGTGGTTTCCAGCCGTGAAACCTGTCGGCATCCGCTGTCCCGGTCTGCATACACTGTTGCTCAGCCGCTGTACAAAGCGTTTGTAAGGCCAAGGTTTCTACCCGAAAGTACGCCATAGTCGGGGGGCGAGAGCTGTGTTAAGCTCGCACCGGACATCACAGCAGCAGAACTACCACCGGAATCCTCGCAGACTCGACTGCTGCAGTCAGGCCCGAAGTGCATACGCAAAGGAAAACGTTTTCAGAGCTTCCTATCACACAATTTACAAGCCAAGAGAATCCCGTGTGTGAAAGGGATAAAATCTTTGTCGGTGCCCCCCTGTATTCGGTTTTTGCAGACTCTATGTTAAACCCTCTGTGTTGTTCACCTGGTGGTTTGTAGCCCCGACGTTCTGCTGATATGTGCAGTCGTTTTACGCGCTCAGATCGTCATAAATGGAATCTGGCAGTACGCTGCAAGGAAACAGAAAGAATTTATAAACGCGAAAGAACGCAACCGCAGCATCGGCGCCCCTCACACAACCTCCCATGCTACATACGAGGGGTCGGCGTCCCACTGTACAGGAAAAAGTGATGTTGAGTGGAAACGATGCAAGCTCGAACGGAAGCTGCTTCGACGTCTCTTGAGACTTCATACGCTCGatcccgcgcctcctccctcttggAGGAGAGTTGATATGCATAAGCACACTCGTAGAAGGCATCCGCCAACACACTCTGGGAACGGAGTCCatttccttcttctgcacCTTACTGACCTGGCTATTACGGAATATTTGGTCAGTCGTCGCACTACAGGTTGAAAAAACTCTATAGTGAAATGGTCTTGAAATCAGGAACAGTAGTTTCTGCTTGGCGTGTATCCAGGGTCGACTCAGAAGTGGGTACTTTTTACCGAACTCTCGCAGGGCTTTCTCGTGATCCATTCAACGCTAATACACACAGATAATATCGTGGCAAATTATTCCCTGTATCCGTGCATCACTGCACGCATACACATTTCAACACAAATACATATCACGATGTGTGTATATAGGTGCTTTCGTGGTTGCGTTGGCTTTCTGACCCACCATCTTTTTTCCTGAACGGTGCCCGGGTTCGCGAGAGCGGGAAGTTAGACAGACGTTGTCATTCTTTCGTGTCCGCAAACGTGGACAGGCAACAATGAATGCTTCTCTTCCTGCAGTCTCCAGTGAAGACCGGCGTCCAGCCGCATACACTTCGCACACTACTTTGCATGTTTCCtctgtggaggcgccgctgttGCTCTTTCAGGATTCGCTCCGGCGCTGTGCGGCGAAGGCACTCGATCTCGTCACGCACGAATTCCACTTCCGTGGAATTCGTGCGTGTGGCAGTTCGTGTGAGGCGGGCTATCAAGAGCACACGAAGACACTGACGGCGAGCCAAAGGCACACTGCCGCAGGAGAGTGCGCCGAGAGACAAGTCAAATTCGACGAAGAACAAACGGAGGAACCGGACGATGATGATGCTTCTGAGACTCAGGTCGGGCAGGATGGCTTAAACTACACATATCCGAACGGCACGGGAGGCCTTTCAGAAGGTTTGAGCAGTCTGCTTGAGTAGTGTACGGGTCCCTTTGGCAGAGACCAGACTGTCACACAAGAAGATGGCGAAAGTAGGTTAAAAACGAAGAACCTGCAGGGATCATAAAAAGGATCCTAAGGAAGCACGATACAGCTCACGATATTGATATTGCTGTCCTGCTGATCGTATCTGGTGTTCTCTAGAAAAATGAGACAGTCGTTAGTACATGTATACAAACGACAAATGCAGAAGTTTACTGGAATCCATTCCTTCATCATTGGTTGTGTTTGCGTGTGCGTCGTCCGTCCAAACGTGGATGGACTCAAAGCGTGCAGAACCGACGGACGACCGGGGGATATCGCTTGTTGCACTGCACACAGACATCATTTGCGAGCTCCTCGACCACCTCACTCTGGCAGATTCTGTCTGTACTTTGTGGGCTGAGAGTTGTCTGGCGCTAAGCGAAAAGCTGGCGGGTCGAGAGACAAACTTCCGCTCGCAGGTAGGCCTCGAGCACCTCGAAATGCAACTGTAACCGCTCCGCTTGCATGAACGCCGTTATTCAAGTCGAGTCCTGCATCAGGAGGATGCAACGGTAGCTGGCCGCATGATGGGAGGCACCCGATTTGTAACGGCTTCAGAAATCACGAAACCGTCACACTcactcggcggcctcgcagacAGCGTGGTTCGTTCTCGTCGTTGACAAAACGCACAAAGGAAACAGCCCTACCCGCACTTAGGCGCAGGACACATCACGTACGCGTTGACGAGCTCCTCAAGTTGCTGGCTAGCAATATGCTGGACGAGCCAGGTGCCCCGTGCCAGCTGGCAATTGTAATTTCGCGCAGTGCAGACGGGGCTCGTGAAGGGAAGTAGCAAGACGTGAGGTTGATAATCCAAACCCACTTCTCGAGACTGCGATCAACGACACAATAGATGCCCGATCGACGGAAAAAACCCCGCTACAAGTTCATGCTTGAAGAAATATACACGTGCGATGGTATCTTTTTGTCTTGCCAGATGCCGTTGTGAAATAACTCCCCTCTTCCATTCTCGCCTGGAAGGTGCTCCTGTTTGCTTTTGAGCCGTCTTCCGTGCTTTGTCCCCACACTCTCTGCAGCACGCTCTCCACGAGTCTCCGCCCGATCCAGGCTGCTATTGGTTTTCTGGAGACTTCGCCCGCTCTCGGCGACTTGAGCGGGAAAGAATACATGCCTTGCGATCCATACGAGAAAGAAACCTGTAGAGGTCTGGAGTAAGCGAGACCGCGTGCCTCACTTTCCTCTGTCTTCTGTGTGTTCGTTCCTCCCCTAGCCAAGCGCTCGCCCTGCTGCACTTGACTCGCCCTACAGAACTATGTTTTCGCTCTTGGCTTGTTTCCACTGTAGGCGGATACTCCAacacgcgagcgcctgctgattcggccgcagcagcataGTTTAAACACGTGGTTTAGTGAATTATGTGTCTGCCAGTGGGACCAACCAGCCAATGTCAAATGCTGTGGAACGACGTGAAAGAGGGAGAAAGCTGGGAGAGGAGGGTGTGCTCGGGTCTTGATTGTGTTGCTATGGCAGGTGTGTGAAAGCAGTGCAACTTCCCATCTTCTGGGAGGGTAGATATGTGACGGCCCTTATTTGTAGGAGGCAAAGTTGGTTGATGTGGAGGGGGACGAGCGCATTATTACTCCAGTGACTgagcgtcttcttctttttttccaTGCGCACGGCGCGGAGATGAGTCCCGCCGCTGTCAAAGGATCTTGTGGGTTTCAGCGTACCCGGGCTCTGCTCCAGTTCTTTTCTCCTGGTCACACAGCGGCTTGCTTCGTAGTTGTCCGTTCTCCAGTTGCCAGACTGACCCATCACACGTGTTCAAGCATGCTTGCGGCAGTCCTAGCAGATAAAAGATTCGCTTTGGCCGTTTCTGCGTAACCGGTGACACAAACACCGCGGC
Above is a window of Besnoitia besnoiti strain Bb-Ger1 chromosome Unknown contig00007, whole genome shotgun sequence DNA encoding:
- a CDS encoding uncharacterized protein (encoded by transcript BESB_071760), translated to MNASLPAVSSEDRRPAAYTSHTTLHVSSVEAPLLLFQDSLRRCAAKALDLVTHEFHFRGIRACGSSCEAGYQEHTKTLTASQRHTAAGECAERQVKFDEEQTEEPDDDDASETQVGQDGLNYTYPNGTGGLSEGLSSLLE